In Odontesthes bonariensis isolate fOdoBon6 chromosome 9, fOdoBon6.hap1, whole genome shotgun sequence, the following proteins share a genomic window:
- the dusp14 gene encoding dual specificity protein phosphatase 14: MMGSRSQGFFHNHHHHHRSSMVPATVPRLLPENGSLLGGIAQITPNLFLSRGNVASNRSLLLSKGITCVVNATIELPNFNWPHMEYVKVPLADMPHSPLSLYFDSVADKIHSVGRKRGAVLVHCAAGVSRSASLCLAYLMKYHRVSLAEAHAWIKARRPVIRPNGGFWRQLIEYERKLFGRNSVKMVQTPYGVIPDVYERDRRSLAPYWGL, encoded by the coding sequence ATGATGGGTTCCCGCAGCCAAGGCTTCTTTCACaaccatcaccaccaccatcgCAGCTCCATGGTGCCCGCTACGGTGCCGAGGCTGCTGCCTGAAAATGGGAGCCTGCTGGGAGGCATCGCTCAAATCACCCCCAACCTCTTTCTCAGCAGAGGGAACGTGGCATCCAACCGCAGCCTGCTGCTCTCTAAGGGCATCACCTGTGTGGTCAACGCCACCATTGAGCTGCCCAACTTCAACTGGCCTCACATGGAGTATGTAAAGGTCCCGCTGGCCGATATGCCACACTCCCCCCTCTCGTTGTACTTCGACAGCGTGGCTGATAAGATCCATAGTGTTGGGCGCAAACGAGGAGCGGTGCTGGTGCACTGTGCCGCGGGGGTGAGCCGCTCAGCTTCGCTCTGTCTTGCGTACCTCATGAAGTATCACCGTGTGTCTCTGGCTGAGGCCCATGCCTGGATCAAAGCCCGCCGTCCCGTCATCCGGCCCAACGGTGGCTTCTGGCGCCAGCTTATCGAGTACGAGAGGAAGCTGTTTGGCAGAAACTCTGTTAAGATGGTGCAGACGCCCTACGGGGTCATACCTGATGTTTACGAGAGGGACCGCCGGAGCCTTGCTCCGTACTGGGGTCTGTGA